One genomic segment of Deltaproteobacteria bacterium includes these proteins:
- a CDS encoding IS3 family transposase codes for MEVWYNRQRTHSSLDYMSPVDYETKSLKSA; via the coding sequence ATCGAAGTCTGGTACAATCGGCAGCGAACTCACTCTTCGCTTGATTACATGTCACCAGTCGACTACGAAACGAAATCTCTCAAGTCCGCATAA
- a CDS encoding mobile mystery protein A — protein sequence MKTDKKKKSNQKRIVQQKLDQLSKLNEPMPPSGWVKAIRGSLGLSIRQLAERVGVGHGSINQLEKREPKKRVTLESIENAARAMDCKVVYAIVPQESGATLDDIIRNKAIAAASKILKEVSHTMKLEAQGTSDKQVQNEIKRIANQLIESGDNRIWDVETKGKKNV from the coding sequence ATGAAGACCGACAAAAAGAAGAAGAGCAATCAAAAGCGAATAGTTCAGCAGAAGCTCGATCAACTATCGAAATTGAACGAACCAATGCCACCCTCAGGTTGGGTGAAGGCCATTCGGGGCTCGCTCGGTCTCTCCATTCGACAGCTTGCCGAACGAGTTGGCGTCGGTCACGGATCGATCAATCAGCTAGAAAAGCGCGAACCGAAGAAGCGAGTGACACTCGAATCAATCGAAAATGCGGCCCGAGCGATGGACTGCAAGGTCGTTTACGCCATTGTTCCACAAGAAAGTGGCGCAACTCTGGACGACATTATTAGAAATAAAGCGATCGCCGCTGCATCGAAAATTCTCAAAGAAGTGTCTCATACAATGAAGCTCGAGGCACAAGGCACATCAGATAAGCAAGTACAGAACGAAATCAAGCGCATCGCGAATCAGCTCATTGAATCTGGTGACAATAGAATTTGGGACGTGGAAACAAAAGGGAAAAAGAATGTCTAA
- a CDS encoding mobile mystery protein B produces the protein MSKFKISFPSGATPIEPDGLKDLIPDYISTMSELNQAEQSNIADGYVWAEKQIQEDILNASFIFKLHQKMLGDVWKWAGQIRRSNTNIGVSKEHIMNDLGQLIGDAKYWFENSTYSLDETAARFHHRLVQIHVFPNGNGRHARLMTDLILLKNGAPRFSWGTNGAYTPLELEGKTRSDYLAALKKADQNDFDALIAFARS, from the coding sequence ATGTCTAAATTCAAAATTTCTTTTCCAAGCGGCGCTACTCCCATCGAGCCAGATGGCCTTAAAGATTTGATTCCCGACTATATTTCGACAATGAGCGAACTAAACCAAGCCGAACAATCAAACATTGCCGATGGATATGTCTGGGCAGAAAAGCAAATCCAAGAGGATATCTTAAATGCGTCCTTCATTTTTAAACTGCATCAAAAGATGTTAGGCGATGTATGGAAATGGGCAGGTCAGATTAGACGATCAAATACAAATATCGGAGTCAGTAAAGAGCACATCATGAACGACTTGGGTCAGCTTATCGGAGACGCCAAGTACTGGTTTGAGAACAGCACTTACAGTCTCGATGAAACAGCGGCGCGTTTTCATCACCGGCTCGTCCAAATACATGTTTTCCCAAACGGCAATGGACGTCATGCTCGCCTCATGACTGATTTGATTTTATTAAAGAACGGTGCCCCGAGGTTCAGCTGGGGTACAAATGGAGCCTATACGCCACTCGAACTGGAAGGCAAAACTCGTTCTGACTATCTAGCGGCGCTTAAGAAGGCAGATCAAAATGACTTTGATGCACTGATTGCATTCGCTAGAAGCTAA